A single genomic interval of Polynucleobacter necessarius harbors:
- a CDS encoding type II toxin-antitoxin system RelE/ParE family toxin → MKGRQFSRRPSATALIFRIFVFKDGYRPDGNVLQTRRFLRQYKKLNDKIAQDVDDAVVEVAKNPPLEKKEGRLV, encoded by the coding sequence ATGAAGGGGAGACAATTCTCAAGACGGCCAAGTGCCACGGCATTGATATTCCGCATTTTTGTTTTTAAAGATGGCTATCGTCCAGACGGTAATGTATTGCAAACACGCCGATTCCTTAGACAATACAAAAAACTAAATGACAAAATCGCCCAGGATGTCGATGACGCTGTAGTCGAGGTGGCTAAAAACCCACCATTGGAGAAAAAAGAAGGGCGACTTGTCTGA
- a CDS encoding 2Fe-2S iron-sulfur cluster-binding protein: MNAPTNPQALELQTVEFNLDGKTIVSYEGETILKTAKCHGIDIPHFCF, encoded by the coding sequence ATGAACGCACCAACAAATCCTCAAGCACTCGAGTTGCAAACTGTTGAGTTCAACCTAGATGGCAAGACGATTGTTTCTTATGAAGGGGAGACAATTCTCAAGACGGCCAAGTGCCACGGCATTGATATTCCGCATTTTTGTTTTTAA